From Brassica oleracea var. oleracea cultivar TO1000 chromosome C3, BOL, whole genome shotgun sequence, a single genomic window includes:
- the LOC106336024 gene encoding polyribonucleotide nucleotidyltransferase 1, chloroplastic-like, whose product MLTSPSNALHSTPHFWPIRRSRLLLRPRNFPCFHSGGGNFCSLSLLSARSGPSRFRIRALAGPDASEDGGLAFPNHVSVKIPFGNREILVDTGLMGRQASSAVTVTDGETIVYTSVCLADVPSEPSDFLPLYVHYQERFSAVGRTSGGFFKREGRTKDHEVLICRLIDRPLRPTMPKGFYNETQILSWVLSYDGLHAPDALAVTSAGIAVALSEVPNSKAVAGVRVGLIGGEFIVNPTVKEMEESQLDLFLAGTDSAILTIEGYSNFLPEEMLVKAVKVGQDAVQATCTAIEALAKKHGKAKMVDAIRLPPPELYKHVKELAGEELSKALQIKSKIARRKAITSLEEKVLTILTEKGYVIDEAAFGTTEAQPELLEDEDEDEEVVPEGEVDQGDVHIRPIPRKPIPLLFSEVDVKLVFKEVSSKLLRRRIVEGGKRSDGRTPDGIRPINSRCGLLPRAHGSSLFTRGETQALAVVTLGDKQMAQRIDNLEGSDEYKRFYLQYTFPPSSVGEVGRIGAPGRREIGHGTLAERALETILPGDDDFPYTIRVESTILESNGSSSMASVCGGCLALQDAGVPVKCSVAGIAMGMVWDTEEFGGDGSPLILSDITGAEDASGDMDFKVAGNEDGVTAFQMDIKVGGITLDIMEKALIQAKAGRRHILAEMAKCSPPPMLSLSKYAPLIHIMKVHPSKVYSLIGSGGKKVKSIIEESGVEAIDMQDDGTVKIMANDIASLERAKAIISGLTMVPAVGDIYRNCEIKSMAPYGAFVEIAPGREGLCHVSELSAEWLAKPEDAYNIGDRIDVKLIEVNEKGQLRLSVRALLPESESDKGSQKQPPTGGDSTKSSPRKYVNPSLKDRAATTGASGDELVWKKKDVRRASGGDKPMKSNSSSNEEDRGSLVNGEATIS is encoded by the exons ATGCTGACGAGTCCCAGCAACGCGCTTCACAGCACTCCACACTTCTGGCCTATTCGCCGGAGCAGGCTTCTTCTCCGTCCCCGGAACTTCCCTTGTTTCCACTCCGGCGGAGGAAACTTCTGCTCGCTCTCTCTCCTCTCCGCAAGAAGTGGCCCTAGTAGATTTAGAATCAGAGCTCTAGCTGGACCAGATGCTTCCGAGGACGGTGGTCTGGCGTTTCCTAACCACGTTTCCGTCAAAATCCCTTTCGGAAACAGAGAG ATTTTGGTTGACACTGGTCTTATGGGAAGACAAGCAAGTTCTGCAGTTACGGTTACAGATGGAGAAACT ATTGTCTACACATCAGTGTGTCTAGCTGATGTTCCTAGTGAGCCTTCAGATTTTCTCCCCCTTTATGTTCACTATCAGGAGCGTTTCTCTGCTGTTGGTCGAACTAG TGGTGGATTTTTTAAGCGAGAAGGGAGAACCAAAGATCACGAG GTTCTGATTTGTAGGTTGATTGATAGACCTCTACGCCCCACTATGCCCAAAGGTTTCTACAACGAAACTCAGATATTATCCTGG GTTTTGAGCTACGATGGGTTACACGCACCTGATGCTTTAGCTGTTACATCTGCTGGAATAGCTGT AGCTCTTTCAGAAGTACCAAACTCAAAGGCTGTTGCAGGAGTTAGAGTGGGTCTTATTGGGGGCGAGTTTATCGTCAACCCAACGGTGAAGGAGATGGAAGAATCACAGCTAGATTTGTTTCTAGCTGGAACAGATTCTGCTATTTTAACAATAGAG GGATATAGTAATTTTCTTCCCGAGGAAATGTTGGTCAAAGCTGTTAAAGTTGGACAG GATGCAGTACAAGCTACATGCACTGCTATTGAAGCTTTAGCAAAGAAACATGGAAAGGCCAAGATGGTTGACGCTATAAGATTACCACCTCCTGAGCTTTACAAGCATGTGAAA GAACTTGCTGGTGAGGAATTGAGCAAAGCGCTACAGATTAAGAGCAAAATAGCAAGAAGGAAAGCAATAACGTCCCTGGAAGAAAAGGTTTTAACGATACTGACTGAGAAGGGATATGTGATTGATGAGGCAGCATTTGGAACCACAGAAGCACAACCGGAGCTGTTGGAGGATGAAGATGAGGATGAGGAAGTTGTTCCTGAAGGTGAGGTGGACCAAGGTGATGTTCACATAAGGCCGATCCCTCGGAAACCTATTCCTTTG CTATTTTCAGAAGTAGATGTGAAGCTGGTCTTCAAAGAAGTATCTTCAAAGCTCCTGAGGAGGCGAATTGTTGAG GGAGGTAAAAGAAGTGATGGTCGAACTCCGGATGGGATTCGTCCAATTAACTCTAGATGTGGACTGCTTCCAAGGGCACATGGTAGCTCTCTTTTCACACGCGGTGAAACGCAG GCACTGGCAGTTGTTACTCTTGGTGATAAACAAATGGCACAGAGAATTGACAACCTTGAGGGTTCTGATGAATACAAGAGATTTTATCTTCAG TACACTTTTCCTCCATCGTCTGTTGGTGAAGTTGGGAGAATTGGAGCACCGGGTAGAAGAGAAATAGGTCATGGGACACTAGCAGAGCGAGCATTGGAGACTATATTACCTGGTGATGATGATTTTCCTTACACTATACGTGTTGAGAGTACAATACTTGAAAGCAATGGTTCTTCAAG CATGGCATCTGTTTGTGGCGGTTGCTTGGCTTTGCAAGATGCTGGAGTTCCAGTAAAATGCTCTGTTGCTGGCATAGCAATGGGAATGGTTTGGGATACAGAAGAGTTTGGTGGTGATGGATCTCCCCTTATCCTCTCTGACATAACTGGAGCTGAAGATGCATCTGGTGATATGGACTTTAAG GTTGCTGGGAATGAAGATGGTGTTACCGCGTTTCAGATGGACATTAAG GTAGGAGGAATCACTTTAGATATAATGGAAAAGGCTCTGATACAGGCAAAAGCTGGGCGTCGCCATATTCTTG CTGAAATGGCAAAGTGCTCACCACCTCCTATGTTGAGTCTCTCAAAATACGCTCCGTTGATACATATCATGAAG GTCCATCCAAGCAAAGTATACTCTCTTATTGGTTCTGGTGGGAAGAAAGTAAAGAGTATCATTGAAGAATCAGGAGTTGAAGCCATTGATATGCAAGATGATGGCACT GTCAAAATTATGGCAAATGATATAGCAAGTTTGGAGAGGGCCAAAGCGATAATCAGTGGGTTGACAATGGTTCCAGCTGTTGGTGATATCTATAG GAATTGTGAAATCAAATCAATGGCTCCTTATGGTGCCTTTGTAGAGATTGCCCCTGGGAGAGAAGGACTTTGCCATGTCAGTGAGCTAAGTGCTGAATGGCTTGCAAAACCAGAGGAT GCCTATAATATAGGAGACCGCATTGATGTCAAACTAATAGAG GTGAACGAAAAAGGTCAGCTTCGGCTTAGTGTACGAGCTTTGCTTCCGGAATCAGAGTCAGACAAAGGCAGCCAGAAACAACCACCAACTGGTGGTGATTCTACCAAGAGTTCACCAAGGAAGTATGTGAATCCTTCGTTGAAGGACCGTGCAGCTACTACAGGAGCATCTGGGGATGAACTTGTCTGGAAGAAGAAAGATGTCAGGAGAGCATCAGGTGGTGACAAGCCAATGAAAAGCAATAGCAGTAGCAACGAAGAAGATAGAGGCAGCTTAGTCAATGGTGAAGCTACAATCAGCTAG
- the LOC106336257 gene encoding LOB domain-containing protein 20-like: MADQLRSHNTSDSRRKSSAGKRTSLRTTTSSFSSGGAMAETATTGTGTASPCGACKFLRRKCASGCIFAPHFGSDQGAARFAAVHKVFGASNVSKLLHHIPVNRRHDAVVTISYEAQARLSDPVYGCVSTILALQQQVAALQSELSLVQSQLVNSRVAMANVMQQQQQQSHHHQQQQLVVMQQPEYSNNSSASTMNRFTATAAAVIGYDVMAPANLQHSLQPMPRHQQVTRNQHEDEEESGADFSVAVGSTAVAAEVIFPAEGFHRI, from the exons ATGGCTGATCAGCTACGAAGCCACAACACTTCAGATTCTCGTCGCAAATCATCAGCCGGGAAACGAACCTCACTACGTACTACAACGTCATCATTTTCTTCCGGCGGAGCCATGGCGGAGACTGCAACGACGGGGACAGGAACGGCGTCGCCTTGTGGGGCTTGCAAGTTCTTGAGAAGGAAGTGTGCTAGTGGATGCATTTTCGCTCCACATTTCGGGTCGGACCAAGGAGCGGCTAGGTTCGCGGCGGTCCATAAGGTGTTTGGAGCTAGCAACGTGTCTAAACTGTTGCATCACATTCCGGTGAACCGTCGTCACGACGCGGTGGTTACGATTTCATACGAGGCTCAGGCTAGGCTCTCTGATCCTGTGTATGGCTGCGTCTCAACTATCCTTGCTCTCCAACAACAG GTGGCTGCGCTACAATCGGAGTTATCGTTGGTGCAATCACAACTAGTAAACAGTAGAGTCGCAATGGCCAACGTTATGCAACAACAACAACAACAAAGCCACCACCACCAACAACAACAATTAGTCGTTATGCAACAACCCGAATACTCCAACAACTCATCCGCTTCCACCATGAACCGCTTCACCGCGACGGCAGCAGCGGTCATCGGCTATGACGTCATGGCTCCGGCTAACTTACAACATTCGTTGCAGCCTATGCCACGGCATCAGCAAGTTACAAGAAATCAGCATGAGGATGAGGAAGAGAGTGGTGCTGATTTTTCGGTAGCTGTTGGTTCGACGGCGGTGGCTGCGGAGGTTATCTTTCCGGCGGAGGGTTTTCACCGGATATGA
- the LOC106336256 gene encoding probable inactive leucine-rich repeat receptor-like protein kinase At3g03770 isoform X2, whose translation MEKHFCGMPLLLLVLLLSSIDRSTQLQSSQSQTLLRLQQLLHYPNVLTSWNNFTDFCNSEPNASLTVVCYEDSVTQLHIIGDRQTHMLPKSFYLDSFVTTLVKLPDVKVLTLVSLGLWGRLLEKINRLYSLEILNVSSNFLFGPIPHELSSLASLQTLILDENMFSGRVPDWIGSLPSLAVLSLRKNAFNGSLPSSLSTLSGLRVLSLANNHFNGAVPDLSHLTNLQVLDLEGNSFGPLFPRLSHKLVTLILSKNRFRSAVSSQEVSSLYQLQHLDLSFNTFVGPFPTSLMSLPVITYLNISHNKLTGRLSTNLSCNSELMLVDLSSNLLTGSLPACLKPSSGTSRDVVYAGNCLATSNEDQRPVSYCSNEALAVGILPKRRNRVSKLSIALGVTAGILGMILLAGALFVALRRVNAKRTAIKASPRLIKENASMGYTSKLLSDARYISQTMKLGALGLPSYRTFSLEELEYATNNFESSAFMGEGSQGQIYRGRLKDGSFVAIRCLKMKKSCSTQNLMHHIELIAKLRHRNLVSVLGHCFECYLDDSTVSRMFFVFEYVPNGELRSWISEGHMGRLLTWEQRISIAIGVAKGIQFLHTGIVPGVYDNNLRITDVLLDNNLAAKISSYNLPLLVEGLGKVGQVVSRTCPKGTLSIKDEDKIDIYDFGVILLELIVGRPLRAKGQVDVLKEQLQASISGDDGARRSMVDPTVHRTCSDQSLKTMMEICVRCLIKDPLDRPSIEDVLWNLQFASQVQEGWLQNSNPPSIRGSPSPAASSLPPPSRLHITTLESPRDSGYEEHER comes from the exons ATGGAGAAACACTTTTGTGGCATGCCATTACTGCTTCTAGTTCTGCTTTTATCCTCCATAGACAGATCAACACAGCTTCAATCATCTCAATCTCAAACCCTTTTGAGGCTGCAACAGCTTCTCCACTATCCCAATGTCCTAACCAGCTGGAACAACTTCACAGACTTCTGCAACTCCGAGCCAAATGCCTCTTTAACCGTTGTATGCTACGAAGATAGTGTAACGCAGCTTCATATTATAGGAGACAGACAAACTCACATGTTACCAAAGAGTTTCTACCTAGACTCATTTGTCACTACTCTTGTTAAGCTCCCTGATGTTAAGGTTCTCACCTTAGTGTCCCTCGGGTTATGGGGTCGGTTACTTGAGAAAATCAACCGTTTGTACTCGTTAGAGATTCTCAATGTGAGTTCTAACTTCCTCTTTGGACCCATTCCCCATGAACTCTCCTCGCTTGCTAGCCTTCAGACACTCATACTCGATGAGAATATGTTTTCTGGTCGTGTACCGGATTGGATTGGTTCTTTACCGAGTTTAGCTGTGTTGAGCTTGAGAAAGAACGCCTTCAACGGCTCATTGCCTTCTTCACTGAGTACCTTGTCAGGTCTTAGAGTACTTTCTCTAGCTAATAACCATTTTAATGGAGCTGTACCTGATCTAAGCCATTTGACAAACCTTCAAGTGCTTGACCTTGAAGGAAACTCTTTCGGACCGTTGTTTCCTCGGTTAAGTCACAAGTTGGTTACTCTTATACTCAGCAAGAACAGGTTTAGGTCGGCAGTATCATCCCAAGAAGTGAGTTCTTTGTATCAGCTTCAACATTTGGATCTTTCATTCAATACATTCGTTGGTCCGTTTCCTACTTCCTTGATGTCTCTCCCTGTCATAACTTACTTGAACATTTCACACAACAAACTCACCGGGCGGCTTTCGACAAATCTTTCATGCAACTCGGAGCTGATGTTAGTGGATCTCTCATCGAATCTTCTTACAGGAAGCTTGCCTGCTTGTCTTAAACCTAGTTCTGGAACTAGCAGAGATGTTGTCTATGCAGGTAACTGTTTGGCTACTTCTAATGAAGACCAGCGTCCAGTTTCTTATTGTAGCAATGAAGCTCTTGCTGTTGGGATCTTACCAAAGAGGAGGAACAGAGTTTCCAAGTTGAGTATTGCATTAGGTGTAACCGCAGGCATTCTTGGGATGATTCTCCTCGCTGGTGCATTGTTTGTGGCTCTCAGGAGAGTTAATGCTAAGAGAACAGCAATAAAAGCTTCACCAAGATTGATCAAAGAGAATGCTTCAATGGGATACACATCAAAGCTACTCTCAGATGCAA GGTATATCTCTCAGACAATGAAGCTAGGAGCACTAGGTCTTCCTTCTTACAGGACATTCTCTCTGGAAGAACTTGAGTATGCCACAAACAACTTTGAATCCTCTGCTTTCATGGGTGAAGGTTCTCAAGGACAG ATTTATAGAGGGAGGTTGAAAGATGGATCCTTTGTGGCAATAAGATGTTTGAAAATGAAGAAAAGTTGCAGTACCCAGAACCTGATGCATCACATTGAGCTCATTGCTAAACTGAGACACCGTAATTTGGTTAGTGTGTTAGGGCACTGCTTTGAGTGCTACTTAGATGATTCAACAGTCAGCAGAATGTTCTTTGTCTTTGAGTATGTCCCAAATGGAGAACTCAGGAGCTGGATCTCAG AGGGGCATATGGGAAGATTGCTTACTTGGGAACAACGCATAAGCATAGCCATAGGTGTAGCAAAAGGGATCCAGTTCTTGCATACTGGTATTGTGCCTGGTGTTTATGATAATAACCTGAGAATAACAGACGTTTTGCTTGATAATAACCTCGCTGCAAAAATCAGTAGCTATAACCTTCCATTGCTAGTGGAAGGTCTTGGAAAG GTGGGGCAAGTAGTATCTCGAACCTGTCCGAAAGGCACTCTAAG CATCAAAGATGAAGATAAGATCGATATCTATGACTTTGGAGTGATCTTGCTTGAACTTATAGTGGGAAGACCATTAAGAGCAAAGGGTCAAGTCGATGTTCTAAAAGAGCAG TTACAAGCAAGCATCTCAGGGGATGATGGAGCGCGTAGGAGCATGGTGGATCCAACGGTCCATAGAACATGTTCAGACCAATCACTCAAGACGATGATGGAGATATGTGTAAGGTGTCTCATCAAAGACCCTTTAGACCGGCCTTCCATTGAAGATGTCCTGTGGAATCTTCAGTTTGCTTCTCAAGTCCAAGAAGGCTGGCTACAAAACAGCAATCCTCCTAGCATTCGCGGCTCGCCTTCTCCTGCTGCTTCCTCTCTTCCTCCTCCCTCTCGTTTACATATTACAACACTCGAGTCTCCCCGTGATTCAG GATATGAAGAACATGAGAGGTAG
- the LOC106336256 gene encoding probable inactive leucine-rich repeat receptor-like protein kinase At3g03770 isoform X1: protein MEKHFCGMPLLLLVLLLSSIDRSTQLQSSQSQTLLRLQQLLHYPNVLTSWNNFTDFCNSEPNASLTVVCYEDSVTQLHIIGDRQTHMLPKSFYLDSFVTTLVKLPDVKVLTLVSLGLWGRLLEKINRLYSLEILNVSSNFLFGPIPHELSSLASLQTLILDENMFSGRVPDWIGSLPSLAVLSLRKNAFNGSLPSSLSTLSGLRVLSLANNHFNGAVPDLSHLTNLQVLDLEGNSFGPLFPRLSHKLVTLILSKNRFRSAVSSQEVSSLYQLQHLDLSFNTFVGPFPTSLMSLPVITYLNISHNKLTGRLSTNLSCNSELMLVDLSSNLLTGSLPACLKPSSGTSRDVVYAGNCLATSNEDQRPVSYCSNEALAVGILPKRRNRVSKLSIALGVTAGILGMILLAGALFVALRRVNAKRTAIKASPRLIKENASMGYTSKLLSDARYISQTMKLGALGLPSYRTFSLEELEYATNNFESSAFMGEGSQGQIYRGRLKDGSFVAIRCLKMKKSCSTQNLMHHIELIAKLRHRNLVSVLGHCFECYLDDSTVSRMFFVFEYVPNGELRSWISEGHMGRLLTWEQRISIAIGVAKGIQFLHTGIVPGVYDNNLRITDVLLDNNLAAKISSYNLPLLVEGLGKVGQVVSRTCPKGTLSIKDEDKIDIYDFGVILLELIVGRPLRAKGQVDVLKEQLQASISGDDGARRSMVDPTVHRTCSDQSLKTMMEICVRCLIKDPLDRPSIEDVLWNLQFASQVQEGWLQNSNPPSIRGSPSPAASSLPPPSRLHITTLESPRDSGRYEEHER from the exons ATGGAGAAACACTTTTGTGGCATGCCATTACTGCTTCTAGTTCTGCTTTTATCCTCCATAGACAGATCAACACAGCTTCAATCATCTCAATCTCAAACCCTTTTGAGGCTGCAACAGCTTCTCCACTATCCCAATGTCCTAACCAGCTGGAACAACTTCACAGACTTCTGCAACTCCGAGCCAAATGCCTCTTTAACCGTTGTATGCTACGAAGATAGTGTAACGCAGCTTCATATTATAGGAGACAGACAAACTCACATGTTACCAAAGAGTTTCTACCTAGACTCATTTGTCACTACTCTTGTTAAGCTCCCTGATGTTAAGGTTCTCACCTTAGTGTCCCTCGGGTTATGGGGTCGGTTACTTGAGAAAATCAACCGTTTGTACTCGTTAGAGATTCTCAATGTGAGTTCTAACTTCCTCTTTGGACCCATTCCCCATGAACTCTCCTCGCTTGCTAGCCTTCAGACACTCATACTCGATGAGAATATGTTTTCTGGTCGTGTACCGGATTGGATTGGTTCTTTACCGAGTTTAGCTGTGTTGAGCTTGAGAAAGAACGCCTTCAACGGCTCATTGCCTTCTTCACTGAGTACCTTGTCAGGTCTTAGAGTACTTTCTCTAGCTAATAACCATTTTAATGGAGCTGTACCTGATCTAAGCCATTTGACAAACCTTCAAGTGCTTGACCTTGAAGGAAACTCTTTCGGACCGTTGTTTCCTCGGTTAAGTCACAAGTTGGTTACTCTTATACTCAGCAAGAACAGGTTTAGGTCGGCAGTATCATCCCAAGAAGTGAGTTCTTTGTATCAGCTTCAACATTTGGATCTTTCATTCAATACATTCGTTGGTCCGTTTCCTACTTCCTTGATGTCTCTCCCTGTCATAACTTACTTGAACATTTCACACAACAAACTCACCGGGCGGCTTTCGACAAATCTTTCATGCAACTCGGAGCTGATGTTAGTGGATCTCTCATCGAATCTTCTTACAGGAAGCTTGCCTGCTTGTCTTAAACCTAGTTCTGGAACTAGCAGAGATGTTGTCTATGCAGGTAACTGTTTGGCTACTTCTAATGAAGACCAGCGTCCAGTTTCTTATTGTAGCAATGAAGCTCTTGCTGTTGGGATCTTACCAAAGAGGAGGAACAGAGTTTCCAAGTTGAGTATTGCATTAGGTGTAACCGCAGGCATTCTTGGGATGATTCTCCTCGCTGGTGCATTGTTTGTGGCTCTCAGGAGAGTTAATGCTAAGAGAACAGCAATAAAAGCTTCACCAAGATTGATCAAAGAGAATGCTTCAATGGGATACACATCAAAGCTACTCTCAGATGCAA GGTATATCTCTCAGACAATGAAGCTAGGAGCACTAGGTCTTCCTTCTTACAGGACATTCTCTCTGGAAGAACTTGAGTATGCCACAAACAACTTTGAATCCTCTGCTTTCATGGGTGAAGGTTCTCAAGGACAG ATTTATAGAGGGAGGTTGAAAGATGGATCCTTTGTGGCAATAAGATGTTTGAAAATGAAGAAAAGTTGCAGTACCCAGAACCTGATGCATCACATTGAGCTCATTGCTAAACTGAGACACCGTAATTTGGTTAGTGTGTTAGGGCACTGCTTTGAGTGCTACTTAGATGATTCAACAGTCAGCAGAATGTTCTTTGTCTTTGAGTATGTCCCAAATGGAGAACTCAGGAGCTGGATCTCAG AGGGGCATATGGGAAGATTGCTTACTTGGGAACAACGCATAAGCATAGCCATAGGTGTAGCAAAAGGGATCCAGTTCTTGCATACTGGTATTGTGCCTGGTGTTTATGATAATAACCTGAGAATAACAGACGTTTTGCTTGATAATAACCTCGCTGCAAAAATCAGTAGCTATAACCTTCCATTGCTAGTGGAAGGTCTTGGAAAG GTGGGGCAAGTAGTATCTCGAACCTGTCCGAAAGGCACTCTAAG CATCAAAGATGAAGATAAGATCGATATCTATGACTTTGGAGTGATCTTGCTTGAACTTATAGTGGGAAGACCATTAAGAGCAAAGGGTCAAGTCGATGTTCTAAAAGAGCAG TTACAAGCAAGCATCTCAGGGGATGATGGAGCGCGTAGGAGCATGGTGGATCCAACGGTCCATAGAACATGTTCAGACCAATCACTCAAGACGATGATGGAGATATGTGTAAGGTGTCTCATCAAAGACCCTTTAGACCGGCCTTCCATTGAAGATGTCCTGTGGAATCTTCAGTTTGCTTCTCAAGTCCAAGAAGGCTGGCTACAAAACAGCAATCCTCCTAGCATTCGCGGCTCGCCTTCTCCTGCTGCTTCCTCTCTTCCTCCTCCCTCTCGTTTACATATTACAACACTCGAGTCTCCCCGTGATTCAGGTA GATATGAAGAACATGAGAGGTAG
- the LOC106335591 gene encoding 5-methyltetrahydropteroyltriglutamate--homocysteine methyltransferase 2: MASHIVGYPRMGPKRELKFALESFWDGKSTADDLKKVSADLRSDIWKQMSAAGIKYIPSNTFAYYDQVLDTTAMLGAVPPRYGWNSGEIGFDVYFSMARGNASVPAMEMTKWFDTNYHYIVPELGPEVKFSYASHKAVNEYKEAKALGVETVPVLVGPVSYLLLSKLAKGVDKSFDLLSLLPKILPIYKEVIAELKGAGATWIQFDEPLFVMDLEGHKLQAFSGAYAELESTLSGLNVLVETYFADVPAEAYKTLTSLKGVTAFGFDLIRGTKTIDLIKSGFPKDKYLFAGVVDGRNIWANDLAASLITLQSLEGVVGKDKLVVSTSCSLLHTAVDLVNETKLDAEIKSWLAFAAQKVVEVDALAKALAGQTNQSFFSANAEALSSRRSSPRVTNQSVQKAAADLKGSDHRRATEVTARLDAQQKKLNLPILPTTTIGSFPQTVELRRVRREYKAKKISEEDYVKAIKEEIKKVVDIQEDLDIDVLVHGEPERNDMVEYFGEQLSGFAFTANGWVQSYGSRCVKPPIIYGDVSRPKPMTVFWSSTAQSMTKRPMKGMLTGPVTILNWSFVRNDQPRHETCYQIALAIKDEVEDLEKGGIGVIQIDEAALREGLPLRKAEHSFYLDWAVHSFRITNCGVQDSTQIHTHMCYSHFNDIIHSIIDMDADVITIENSRSDEKLLSVFREGVKYGAGIGPGVYDIHSPRIPSTDEIADRVNKMLAVLEQNILWVNPDCGLKTRKYTEVKPALKNMVDAAKLIRSQLSSAK; the protein is encoded by the exons ATGGCATCACACATTGTTGGATACCCTCGTATGGGACCTAAGAGAGAGCTCAAGTTCGCATTGGAATCTTTCTGGGATGGCAAGAGCACTGCCGATGATTTGAAGAAGGTTTCAGCTGATCTCAGGTCTGACATATGGAAACAGATGTCTGCAGCTGGGATTAAGTACATCCCAAGCAACACTTTTGCTTACTATGACCAGGTGTTGGACACCACCGCTATGCTCGGTGCTGTCCCTCCTAGATACGGATGGAACAGTGGTGAGATTGGTTTTGATGTTTACTTCTCCATGGCTAGAGGAAACGCCTCTGTTCCAGCCATGGAAATGACCAAGTGGTTTGACACCAACTA CCATTACATTGTCCCGGAGTTGGGCCCTGAAGTGAAGTTTTCTTATGCATCTCACAAGGCTGTGAATGAGTACAAGGAGGCCAAAGCT CTTGGTGTTGAGACAGTGCCTGTACTTGTTGGCCCTGTCTCTTACTTGCTTCTTTCCAAGCTTGCAAAGGGTGTTGACAAGTCTTTTGATCTTCTCTCCCTTCTCCCCAAAATCCTCCCAATCTACAA GGAAGTCATTGCTGAGCTTAAGGGAGCTGGTGCCACCTGGATTCAGTTTGATGAGCCTCTTTTTGTTATGGATCTAGAGGGTCACAAACTCCAAGCTTTTAGCGGTGCCTATGCTGAGCTTGAATCAACTCTCTCTGGTCTGAATGTTCTTGTGGAGACCTACTTTGCCGATGTCCCTGCTGAAGCATACAAGACCCTTACTTCCTTGAAGGGTGTGACTGCGTTTGGATTTGATTTGATCCGTGGCACCAAGACCATTGACTTGATCAAGTCTGGTTTCCCCAAGGACAAGTACCTCTTTGCTGGTGTTGTTGATGGAAGGAACATTTGGGCTAATGACCTTGCTGCCTCTCTCATTACCTTGCAGTCACTTGAGGGAGTTGTTGGTAAAG ACAAGCTTGTGGTCTCAACCTCTTGCTCTCTTCTTCACACTGCTGTTGACCTTGTCAACGAGACTAAGCTTGATGCTGAAATCAAGTCTTGGCTAGCATTTGCTGCCCAAAAGGTCGTTGAAGTTGATGCATTAGCCAAGGCTTTGGCTGGTCAGACAAATCAG AGCTTCTTCTCTGCCAACGCAGAGGCTTTGTCTTCAAGGAGGTCTTCTCCAAGAGTCACCAACCAGTCTGTCCAGAAGGCT GCTGCTGATCTGAAGGGATCAGACCATCGCCGTGCTACTGAAGTTACCGCAAGACTAGATGCTCAGCAGAAGAAGCTTAACCTTCCAATCCTCCCAACCACAACCATTGGTTCCTTCCCACAGACCGTGGAACTCAGGAGGGTTCGCCGTGAATACAAGGCCAAGAA AATCTCTGAAGAGGATTACGTCAAGGCCATCAAGGAAGAGATCAAGAAAGTTGTTGACATCCAAGAGGATCTTGACATCGATGTTCTTGTCCACGGAGAGCCTGAG AGAAACGACATGGTTGAGTACTTTGGAGAGCAGTTGTCAGGTTTTGCATTCACAGCAAACGGATGGGTACAATCCTATGGATCTCGTTGTGTGAAGCCACCGATCATCTACGGTGACGTGAGCCGTCCCAAGCCAATGACGGTCTTCTGGTCTTCAACAGCTCAGAGCATGACCAAACGTCCCATGAAGGGTATGCTTACAGGACCAGTCACGATTCTTAACTGGTCTTTTGTCAGAAACGACCAGCCTAGGCACGAGACTTGTTACCAGATCGCTTTGGCTATCAAAGATGAAGTGGAAGACCTCGAGAAGGGAGGTATTGGAGTCATTCAGATCGATGAAGCTGCTCTTAGAGAAGGGTTGCCTCTTAGGAAAGCAGAACACTCTTTCTACTTGGACTGGGCTGTTCACTCTTTCAGGATCACTAACTGTGGTGTTCAAGACAGCACTCAG ATCCACACCCACATGTGTTACTCACACTTCAACGACATCATCCACTCCATCATCGACATGGACGCTGATGTTATCACCATTGAGAACTCACGTTCAGATGAGAAGCTTCTCTCTGTGTTCCGTGAAGGAGTGAAGTACGGTGCAGGTATTGGTCCTGGTGTTTACGACATCCACTCACCGAGAATCCCATCCACGGATGAAATTGCAGACAGGGTCAACAAGATGCTTGCGGTTCTTGAACAGAACATCTTGTGGGTTAACCCTGACTGTGGTCTGAAGACAAGGAAGTACACTGAGGTTAAGCCAGCACTTAAGAACATGGTTGATGCGGCCAAGCTTATCCGCTCCCAGCTCTCTAGTGCCAAGTGA